The segment aagtaggtaggggagggggagggggtgggggaggttgtcCTGGCAATACCGGaagtaggtaggggagggggtgggggaggttgtcCTGGCAATACCGGaagtaggtaggggagggggtgggggaggttgtcCTGGCAATACCGGaagtaggtaggggagggggtgggggaggttgtcCTGGCAATACCGGaagtaggtaggggaggggagagggggtcctGGCAATACAGGAGGTTGTCGTGGATCCCGATGCCTTCAGACATATTTCTACCCTTACTCTCGATCTCCCGCAGGCTTACGCTTATTGCAAGATCTCTGCGTGCTCTCTGCGCTAATCTACGAGCATTTCCACCTCTCGGGGTGAGGATGCTCAACACTCACCTCGAGGCTACGCGCATAGAAAACGTGGCagcctccatttcttctttttcaagtgttttattgtattaaatacatttattatcagttatttttaTCCATCCTTCATGAGACACGAACTTTTACTATACAAAGAATAATTAAGGGGTgaacttttcttttaattttcattattacaatatattattttatagaacattttatacatattttttcttttatttttagcttTCAACAGATGCTTTTTTAAAATAATCTGATAATTTTCTTATTGAAAGGGAAACTCCTGACATAATTTAACATGTTTGTTCTTAATtttcaataatataaatatatatattacttggtGTAACAAATAAGATCTtacttgttcatttatatattacgTGGGACTGCTGGAAATATTTAGAGAACGTATTTTATGAGGTCTAGCAGGAAAAGTACAAAAACCTTTGATGAAATTATCTCTAATGGTGTGATCATGGATTGTCTTTATCATCCCTGTCACCTAATGCATCAACCATTTCAATTTAAAgaaatatcttaattattgacGCTCCTGATTCGAGAGCACTAAATAACAAGTGATTAGACGACGACTGGAAGGGCAGTGCGTAAGTCATGACGTCATACCCTGCAACGCGTTCCGGACAGGCAGCTTAGGGCTTCGTTGTGCCACTAAAAAGGCCTTAAATTTCATATAGTtgtacataaacaaaaacaaaacaaaacaaaaaatgactgAACACTTTACCGTCTTTCGCCCTCTCGAGACCTCGGACATCGCCAGAGCCAGGTGTTAGACCGGGGAAATCTATCCGAAGTTGGTTCTCTGCCTCACACCTTCTGAAAAAGTCCGAGGAAAAATATCAGATGTTAAGCATGTCTATGGATTAGGTCTCGGTTACAACTTTCTGAAGAACATGTGTAACCGAAATTCCCTCCCTTCATATATTCCGGTATATAATTTGAGGaatttgggaagggggggaggggggcagaccaGTACACCGGATTGTTAGGTATTTGCCTTTAATGGCTGATGCTGCCTGTGATTTTGTCTAGTCGTTCTCTACTAGTGTTGTCAATGTCTTCCTTGCCCTGGACTGCCCCACAGCAACCCCTGCAACCACTCTAAAGAAATTCGTTGCATAGGCTTCACGGCTCTATTGGAACCAGCTAATAACAATCTCGTAAACTTAGGCCAcagtaatgtcttttttttttcttgaatagcgggcccgcTGACATTTATTTctaggaaaatgaaaaagtaaaataaaataccgAATCCTATTTAttctaatttcccgccgataCTATGACGTAAGCGAGAGAAAtggcaaaaataaatacaaatctgtCGATGATTCATTGTGCATGGTATCGTTTCTCaaatccccaaaacaaaaataaaatatatttggcgaaAATACCCtactctcatgcgtcatgtcGTCTATTGTGaatattctttattttgatttccaaaatgataatttctggttgaaagaattctttgtcggTTTTCATTCAACCactcgaagacttgtagtaagacagaactgtacttcctccaggtggggctggaaccgatacattcctttacttctgatctttggaaggtaggaggtacactgGGGATTTTATTCCTTCcgccatttcattatcaccagccttgctcgctattcaagaaaaaaaattgctgtggccttaacagaaaaaaaaatattcctaaaTTCTGCAACCAGCAAAATTATCGACACCGGCGATGAAATAGGACAAAACTTCCAGTCCACTTTCAATTATACTATGTCTGTCACAATCAAATGAACTGGTCAGTTTTGACATTCACTCTTATAGTATTTGCCAGtctctttcctaccctctctctccttacacatttattcccacttttccctctctcatttctctcttcttccccctttatgCCAGGCTGGTACAAACCATCATTAAAATGGCTTTCATGTCTACAGCTGGAGCATCTAATATTTTAAGCTCTGGAACACCTCGGCCTCTGCCACTACTCTTTATCATCTTGGATACAAATTTCTCTAGGAAACTCCAGCACATGAGAAAATGTCATTACTGCGTCAAAATAGCAGTAGGACCACTTAGTAATGTCATCAGGATTTCCCACGTTTTCCTAGATAACAAACTTGGTTTTATAGCCAGGTGCACGCTGCAGGCAATCTCCATTAACATTATGGATCAATTCACTATTATTTGCTAAAGAGAATTATTAAACAACACGAGTACAAAATGGGATGGGGCTATCACCTTTAAGCCACACATTGGTTCAAAGATAAATGTCCATTCATATTTATTGATTCCAGTCGGcttgtataagtataagtataagtttaaaaaaatcctaaatcTGAATTAAAACTTTCTACTGAGTGAAGTAATTTTGCCGCATAAACATTACAATCATGTactgagaattatgataattcaCAAAGAGTGGTACTTTAGGACAATAAAAAGTTTCCACTTTTCATGACCACACACCAATTACTTAGCAACTCTGAATATTACGGCGTCAGTATGtaaatcaaatgaatatatattacttCAATATTCGGAAAATATACATTCTGATAACATTACTTCCGGGTGtccaaatgaaaaatgaattggCCGAGGTGGTTCTGCTGTTAACATTATACCATAAGGTCAAAGGGCTTCCATTAGACCCACCTCCATTCTACATGCATGTCTTTCTAAGGGTACAAAAACCTCCAAAACCGCCGTCAGTGCCTTTCCAAACAGCGGCCTCCTCGCACGTCAGCACCTCCAAATAATTAATGGTTCAAaccaaaataaatgtgctagaaatctaaggtcatatagcactataggaaggtatagtgaAGGATAATGACAGGTGATAGTTGCAAAGCGTCAACTATCTAATGTTGAAatgttaaagatgggtaaaggagttaaTGAGGGAATGGGTTATGGTCGTTTAGgtaaaggatatttatgcgtccgaggaaggagaacaggttatcaaaccagaagctgtgggattctgtaaggatgtctcatatgttgggaggtcggtgacgGGAGATTAGGTGGGGGAAAAGCAGAGGTGCGAACTGTAGTAAAGCGTGGACAGAACataatgtgtggaactgaaaagAGGGACATTACATGGCAGACAGaacgtgacattagataggcgtgtgttagaCAGGTGTGGCCAATACCTACAACGTGCGAGAGTCGTCTCCCAAAATCTGTGCCGGCGGAATGGAGCTAACCAAGAGGAGATTAATAGTTTTACAGTAAGTACTTTATTAGTGCGGAGActtgaccagaaagattgccatcAGGTATACAGGAAGGTCTTAAAGTGgggataataatctaataatccgTGGCTGGAATATGAGAGAGGCGTGGTTGGTGTGATGTGGACATAGGGGCATAGGCATGttagagtatctgcctgttcattgccggggattccaacatgcCTAGGCACCAAGCACGTCAgcacctcctccgacagcgtcccctcgcacgtcagcacctcctccgacagcgtcccctcgcacgtcagcacctcctccgacagcgtcccctcgcacgtcagcacctcctccgacagcgtcccctcgcacgtaggcacctcctccgacagcgtcccctcgcacgtaggcacctcctccgacagcgtcccctcgcacgtaggcacctcctccgacagcgtcccctcgcacgtaggcacctcctccgacagcgtcccctcgcacgtaggcacctcctccgacagcgtcccctcgcacgtaggcacctcctccgacagcgtcccctcgcacgtaggcacctcctccgacagcgtcccctcgcacgtaggcacctcctccgacagcgtcccctcgcacgtaggcacctcctccgacagcgtcccctcgcacgtaggcacctcctccgacagcgtcccctcgcacgtaggcacctcctccgacagcgtcccctcgcacgtaggcacctcctccgacagcgtcccctcgcacgtaggcacctcctccgacagcgtcccctcgcacgtaggcacctcctccgacagcgtcccctcgcacgtaggcacctcctccgacagcgtcccctcgcacgtaggcacctcctccgacagcgtcccctcgcacgtaggcacctcctccgacagcgtcccctcgcgcgccagcacctcctccgacagcgtcccctcgcgcgccagcacctcctccgacagcgtcccctcgcacgtcagcacctcctccgacagcgtcccctcgcacgccagcacctcctccgacagcgtcccctcgcacgtaggcacctcctccgacagcgtcccctcgcgcgccagcacctcctccgacagcgtcccctcgcgcgccagcacctcctccgacagcgtcccctcgcacgtcagcacctcctccgacagcgtcccctcgcacgtcagcacctcctccgacagcgtcccctcgcacgtaggcacctcctccgacagcgtcccctcgcacgtaggcacctcctccgacagcgtcccctcgcgcgccagcacctcctccgacagcgtcccctcgcgcgccagcacctcctccgacagcgtcccctcgcacgtcagcacctcctccgacagcgtcccctcgcacgtcagcacctcctccgacagcgtcccctcgcacgtaggcacctcctccgacagcgtcccctcgcacgtaggcacctcctccgacagcgtcccctcgcgcgccagcacctcctccgacagcgtcccctcgcgcgccagcacctcctccgacagcgtcccctcgcacgtcagcacctcctccgacagcgtcccctcgcacgtcagcacctcctccgacagcgtcccctcgcacgtaggcacctcctccgacagcgtcccctcgcacgtaggcacctcctccgacagcgtcccctcgcgcgccagcacctcctccgacagcgtcccctcgcGCGCCAGCACCAcctccgacagcgtcccctcgcacgtcagcacctcctccgacagcgtcccctcgcacgtcagcacctcctccgacagcgtcccctcgcacgtcagcacctcctccgacagcgtcccctcgcacgtaggcacctcctccgacagcgtcccctcgcgcgccagcacctcctccgacagcgtcccctcgcacgtcagcacctcctccgacagcgtcccctcgcacgtcagcacctcctccgacagcgtcccctcgcacgtaggcacctcctccgacagcgtcccctcgcacgtaggcacctcctccgacagcgtcccctcgcACGTAGGCACCAcctccgacagcgtcccctcCCACGTCAgcacctcctccgacagcgtcccctcCCACGTCAgcacctcctccgacagcgtcccctcCCACGTCAgcacctcctccgacagcgtcccctcCCACGTCAgcacctcctccgacagcgtcccctcgcACGTAGGCACCAcctccgacagcgtcccctcCCACGTCAgcacctcctccgacagcgtcccctcgcacgtaggcacctcctccgacagcgtcccctcgcacgtaggcacctcctccgacagcgtcccctcCCACGTCAgcacctcctccgacagcgtcccctcgcacgtcagcacctcctccgacagcgtcccctcgcacgtcagcacctcctccgacagcgtcccctcgcacgtcagcacctcctccgacagcgtcccctcgcATAGTTACGAATAACCTATCCACTTGTCGCATCCATCTCAGGAAACCACTGGGGAGTTATGCCAATTGCTGGTCTTCTAATTTGTCTGTATTCCATTTCATTCAGATCACGAGTTAGAAGgtttaataattatggtaataccTAATTATGCCGCATTTCTCCCTGTACATTGCAGAATCATTTAATGTTAAGGGATATCTAAAATCAATTTTACTGTCGGCACAGCTTAATATCTTGGAAACAGACCTGTTTCTCTGTAATGATCTGCCTGATCATTAGAGTGATGTGCAGAGGGCATTTGAATCAATAAACTAAGAACCTTTCCCTAATCTTACTGTTAGTCGATTTACCAAAATCGAGATCAGATAATTGACATGCTCGAGTCAATAATATACATATCCACAATACAGAATGATCTATCCGCAATGCATTACAAGTGAAAGTGTGATAAATGCTCAGATGAGCGAGCATG is part of the Penaeus vannamei isolate JL-2024 chromosome 19, ASM4276789v1, whole genome shotgun sequence genome and harbors:
- the LOC138865074 gene encoding uncharacterized protein; amino-acid sequence: MSSYWAQWQGTLSEEVLTCEGTLSEEVLTCEGTLSEEVLTCEGTLSEEVLTWEGTLSEEVPTCEGTLSEEVPTCEGTLSEEVLTWEGTLSEVVPTCEGTLSEEVLTWEGTLSEEVLTWEGTLSEEVLTWEGTLSEEVLTWEGTLSEVVPTCEGTLSEEVPTCEGTLSEEADTLTCLCPYVHITPTTPLSYSSHGLLDYYPHFKTFLYT